One stretch of Saccharopolyspora erythraea DNA includes these proteins:
- a CDS encoding NAD(P)H-dependent flavin oxidoreductase, whose translation MIAERAVPVIAAPMAGGISTPELAAAVSSAGGFGFLAAGYLTEEALGVQVARVRELTDEPFGVNLFVPGERRDVDLDAYRAAVDEEAGRYGVRAGTGHWDDDLYQAKVELVLQQRVPVASFTFGAPEKSTVDRLHEAGTEVVVTVTTPQEARIAADLGADLLCVQGFEAGGHRATFEDDGRSPGGGPLYGLLAALRTVSAEVDLPLVATGGLVHGADVAAVLSAGAVAAQLGTAFLVCEEAGTQTTQRTAIAAGNRETALTRAFSGRPARGLVNRFLAEHSADAPAAYPQLHNLTKPMRGAAGKAGDPEAMSLWAGQTYAQARPTTAAELVRLLTDEAREALDSASRRL comes from the coding sequence ATGATCGCAGAGCGAGCGGTGCCGGTGATCGCCGCGCCGATGGCGGGCGGCATCTCGACCCCGGAGCTGGCGGCGGCGGTGAGCTCCGCGGGTGGTTTCGGTTTCCTGGCCGCCGGATACCTGACCGAGGAAGCGCTGGGCGTGCAGGTCGCCCGCGTCCGCGAACTCACCGACGAGCCGTTCGGGGTCAACCTCTTCGTGCCCGGTGAGCGCCGCGATGTCGACCTCGACGCCTATCGGGCCGCGGTCGACGAGGAGGCCGGCCGCTACGGCGTGCGGGCGGGCACCGGGCACTGGGACGACGACCTCTACCAGGCGAAGGTGGAGCTCGTGCTGCAACAGCGGGTGCCGGTGGCCTCGTTCACCTTCGGCGCACCGGAGAAGTCCACCGTGGACCGGTTGCACGAGGCGGGGACCGAAGTGGTCGTGACCGTCACGACGCCGCAGGAGGCGCGCATCGCCGCCGACCTCGGTGCCGACCTGCTGTGCGTGCAGGGCTTCGAGGCGGGCGGGCACCGCGCGACGTTCGAGGACGACGGCCGGTCCCCCGGAGGCGGCCCGCTCTACGGGCTGCTGGCCGCGCTCAGGACCGTCTCCGCCGAGGTCGACCTGCCGCTGGTCGCCACCGGCGGCCTGGTGCACGGCGCCGACGTGGCCGCGGTGCTCTCGGCAGGTGCGGTGGCAGCTCAGCTCGGCACCGCGTTCCTGGTGTGCGAGGAGGCGGGCACCCAGACGACCCAGCGGACGGCGATCGCCGCCGGCAACCGCGAGACCGCGCTGACCAGGGCTTTCAGTGGCCGTCCGGCGCGCGGGCTGGTGAACCGGTTCCTCGCCGAGCACAGCGCCGACGCGCCCGCGGCTTACCCGCAGCTGCACAACCTGACCAAGCCGATGCGCGGCGCCGCGGGCAAGGCCGGCGACCCGGAGGCCATGTCGCTGTGGGCGGGCCAGACCTACGCCCAGGCGCGCCCGACGACCGCCGCCGAACTGGTGCGGTTGCTGACCGACGAGGCCCGAGAGGCGCTGGACTCGGCCAGCCGCCGGCTGTGA
- a CDS encoding CoA-acylating methylmalonate-semialdehyde dehydrogenase, whose protein sequence is MTNELGHFIGGKRVAGTSGSFGDVFDPNSGKVQARVALAAKEEVEAAVADAAEAQPAWAAQNPQKRARVLMRFLQLVNDEMDSLARLLASEHGKTVADARGDIQRGLEVVEFATGIPHLLKGEYSENAGTGIDVYSMRQPLGVVAGITPFNFPAMIPLWKAAPAIACGNAFVLKPSERDPSVPLRLAELFIEAGLPAGIFNVVNGDKTAVDAVLTDPRIQAVGFVGSSPIAEYIYSTAAAHGKRAQCFGGAKNHMIVMPDADLDQVVDALVGAGYGSAGERCMAISVAVPVGEPTAEALVEKLVERVRKLKIGTSFDSDADFGPLITKQAWQRVHDLVGVGVEEGAELLVDGRDFRMEGNEDGFFMGASLFDRVKPDMRIYQEEIFGPVLSVVRAADYDEALRLPNENEFGNGVAIFTRDGDAAREFTSRVNTGMVGVNVPIPVPIAYHTFGGWKRSGFGDLNQHGPDSIRFYTKTKTVTSRWPSGLKEGASFTIPTMN, encoded by the coding sequence ATGACCAACGAGCTTGGGCACTTCATCGGCGGGAAGCGAGTGGCGGGAACGTCGGGTTCCTTCGGTGACGTGTTCGATCCGAACTCCGGCAAGGTGCAGGCCAGGGTCGCCCTGGCCGCGAAGGAGGAGGTCGAGGCGGCGGTCGCCGACGCCGCCGAGGCGCAGCCCGCCTGGGCCGCGCAGAACCCGCAGAAGCGGGCCAGGGTGCTGATGCGGTTCCTGCAGCTGGTCAACGACGAGATGGACTCGCTGGCCCGGCTGCTGGCCTCCGAGCACGGCAAGACCGTCGCCGACGCCAGGGGCGACATCCAGCGCGGCCTGGAGGTCGTCGAGTTCGCCACCGGCATCCCGCACCTGCTCAAGGGCGAGTACAGCGAGAACGCGGGCACCGGCATCGACGTCTACTCGATGCGTCAGCCGCTCGGCGTGGTCGCGGGCATCACGCCGTTCAACTTCCCGGCCATGATCCCGCTGTGGAAGGCCGCCCCGGCCATCGCGTGCGGCAACGCCTTCGTGCTCAAACCCTCCGAGCGCGACCCTTCCGTGCCGCTGCGGCTGGCCGAGCTGTTCATCGAGGCCGGGCTGCCGGCGGGCATCTTCAACGTCGTCAACGGCGACAAGACCGCCGTCGACGCGGTGCTGACCGACCCGCGCATCCAGGCCGTCGGCTTCGTCGGCTCCTCGCCGATCGCGGAGTACATCTACTCCACGGCCGCCGCCCACGGGAAGCGGGCGCAGTGCTTCGGCGGCGCCAAGAACCACATGATCGTGATGCCCGACGCCGACCTCGACCAGGTGGTGGACGCGCTGGTCGGTGCCGGCTACGGCTCGGCCGGTGAGCGCTGCATGGCCATCTCGGTGGCGGTGCCGGTCGGCGAGCCGACCGCCGAGGCACTGGTGGAGAAGCTGGTCGAACGGGTCCGGAAGCTCAAGATCGGCACCAGTTTCGACTCCGACGCCGACTTCGGGCCGCTGATCACCAAGCAGGCGTGGCAGCGGGTGCACGACCTCGTCGGCGTGGGCGTCGAGGAGGGCGCCGAGCTGCTGGTCGACGGCCGCGACTTCCGCATGGAAGGCAACGAGGACGGCTTCTTCATGGGCGCCTCGCTGTTCGACCGGGTCAAGCCGGACATGCGGATCTACCAGGAGGAGATCTTCGGGCCGGTGCTGTCGGTGGTGCGCGCCGCCGACTACGACGAGGCGCTGCGCCTGCCCAACGAGAACGAGTTCGGCAACGGCGTCGCGATCTTCACCCGTGACGGCGACGCCGCGCGCGAGTTCACCTCGCGGGTCAACACCGGCATGGTCGGGGTGAACGTGCCGATCCCGGTGCCGATCGCGTACCACACCTTCGGCGGCTGGAAGCGCTCCGGCTTCGGCGACCTCAACCAGCACGGCCCGGACTCGATCCGCTTCTACACCAAGACCAAGACGGTCACCTCCCGCTGGCCCTCCGGCCTGAAGGAAGGCGCGAGCTTCACCATCCCGACGATGAACTGA
- a CDS encoding MOSC domain-containing protein: MGYVASVNVAVVRTGPWTGRVGRSGIDKRPSDEPVKFTESGVLGDTVCDTLHHGAWYQAAYAFDTEDLAHWSREIGGELVPGNAGENLSMSGCDVSNAVVGERWRIGSVVLRVTGPRNPCSVFAGFWDVKGLVKRFTAHGRPGAYLAVEESGVVSAGDAREVLSRPEHGVRVFDVFALCMQRRKELAERVAPVLPDLPEKWRAHVVKAM; the protein is encoded by the coding sequence GTGGGTTATGTGGCTTCGGTGAACGTCGCGGTCGTGCGGACCGGTCCCTGGACGGGACGCGTAGGGCGGTCCGGGATCGACAAGCGACCGTCGGACGAGCCGGTGAAGTTCACCGAGTCGGGAGTGCTCGGCGACACCGTGTGCGACACCTTGCACCACGGCGCCTGGTACCAGGCCGCCTACGCGTTCGACACCGAGGACCTGGCGCACTGGTCGCGGGAGATCGGCGGCGAGCTGGTGCCCGGCAACGCGGGCGAGAACCTGAGCATGTCCGGCTGCGACGTCAGCAACGCCGTGGTCGGTGAGCGGTGGCGGATCGGCTCCGTCGTGCTCCGGGTGACCGGACCGCGCAACCCGTGCAGCGTCTTCGCCGGCTTCTGGGACGTCAAGGGCCTGGTCAAGCGGTTCACCGCGCACGGGCGTCCCGGGGCCTACCTGGCGGTGGAGGAGTCCGGGGTCGTCTCGGCGGGCGACGCGCGGGAGGTGCTGTCCCGCCCGGAACACGGCGTGCGGGTGTTCGACGTCTTCGCGCTGTGCATGCAGCGGCGCAAGGAGCTCGCCGAACGCGTCGCCCCGGTGCTGCCGGACCTGCCGGAGAAGTGGCGGGCGCACGTCGTCAAGGCGATGTGA
- the lepA gene encoding translation elongation factor 4, with the protein MSSFADTTFTPPERIRNFCIIAHIDHGKSTLADRMLQLTGVLDERAYRDQYLDRMDIERERGITIKAQNVRLPWEVDGTEHVLHMIDTPGHVDFTYEVSRSLAACEGAILLVDAAQGIEAQTLANLYLAMEHDLQIVPVLNKIDLPAAEPEKYAAELAHIIGCEPSDVLRVSAKTGEGVSDVLDEVVRQVPAPEGEHDSPPRAMIFDSVYDTYRGVVTYIRVVDGRITPRQRIRMMSTGATHELLEVGIISPDPKVSKGLGVGEVGYLITGVKDVRQSKVGDTVTAEKGGAKRALSGYREPQPMVYSGLYPMDGSDYPLLREALDKLQLNDAALTYEPETSGALGFGFRCGFLGLLHLEITRDRLEREFNLSLISTAPNVVYHVRMEDGSEEEVTNPSDWPEGKIGEVHEPIAKCTVIAPSEFVGTIMELCQGRRGQLNGMDYLSESRVELRYTLPLAEIVFDFFDQLKSRTRGYASMDYEEAGTQASNLVKVDILLQGEPVDAFSAIVHRDAAYAYGTKMATKLRELIPRQQFEVPIQAAIGSRIIARETIRAIRKDVLAKCYGGDISRKRKLLEKQKEGKKRMKTIGRVEVPQEAFVAALSTDEGGKDDKGKGKK; encoded by the coding sequence GTGAGCAGCTTCGCCGACACCACGTTCACGCCCCCGGAGCGCATCCGGAACTTCTGCATCATCGCCCACATCGACCACGGCAAGTCGACCTTGGCCGACCGGATGTTGCAGCTCACGGGGGTGCTCGACGAGCGCGCCTACCGGGACCAGTACCTCGACCGGATGGACATCGAGCGCGAGCGCGGCATCACGATCAAGGCGCAGAACGTGCGGCTGCCGTGGGAGGTCGACGGCACCGAGCACGTCCTGCACATGATCGACACCCCCGGCCACGTGGACTTCACCTACGAGGTGAGCCGGTCGCTGGCGGCGTGCGAGGGCGCGATCCTGCTGGTCGACGCCGCGCAGGGCATCGAGGCGCAGACGCTGGCCAACCTGTACCTGGCGATGGAGCACGACCTGCAGATCGTGCCGGTGCTCAACAAGATCGACCTGCCCGCCGCCGAGCCGGAGAAGTACGCCGCGGAGCTCGCGCACATCATCGGCTGCGAGCCCTCCGACGTCCTGCGGGTGTCGGCCAAGACCGGCGAGGGCGTCAGCGACGTGCTCGACGAGGTCGTCCGGCAGGTGCCCGCGCCGGAGGGCGAGCACGACTCCCCGCCGCGCGCGATGATCTTCGACTCGGTCTACGACACCTACCGCGGCGTGGTCACCTACATCCGGGTCGTCGACGGCCGCATCACCCCGCGCCAGCGGATCCGGATGATGTCCACCGGCGCCACCCACGAGCTGCTGGAGGTCGGGATCATCTCGCCCGACCCGAAGGTGTCGAAGGGCCTCGGCGTCGGCGAGGTCGGCTACCTCATCACCGGTGTGAAGGACGTGCGCCAGTCCAAGGTCGGCGACACCGTCACCGCCGAGAAGGGCGGCGCGAAGCGGGCGCTGAGCGGCTACCGCGAGCCCCAGCCGATGGTGTACTCGGGCCTGTACCCGATGGACGGCTCGGACTACCCGCTGCTGCGCGAGGCGCTGGACAAGCTGCAGCTCAACGACGCGGCGCTGACCTACGAGCCGGAGACCTCCGGCGCGCTGGGCTTCGGCTTCCGCTGCGGCTTCCTGGGCCTGCTGCACCTGGAGATCACCCGCGACCGGCTGGAGCGGGAGTTCAACCTCAGCCTCATCTCGACCGCCCCGAACGTCGTCTACCACGTGCGGATGGAGGACGGCTCCGAGGAGGAGGTCACCAACCCCTCGGACTGGCCGGAGGGCAAGATCGGGGAGGTCCACGAGCCGATCGCCAAGTGCACGGTGATCGCGCCCTCGGAGTTCGTCGGCACGATCATGGAGTTGTGCCAGGGCAGGCGCGGCCAGCTCAACGGCATGGACTACCTGTCGGAGAGCCGGGTCGAGCTGCGCTACACGCTGCCGCTGGCCGAGATCGTGTTCGACTTCTTCGACCAGCTCAAGTCCCGCACCCGCGGCTACGCGTCGATGGACTACGAGGAGGCCGGGACCCAGGCGTCCAACCTGGTCAAGGTCGACATCCTGCTACAGGGCGAGCCGGTGGACGCCTTCAGCGCGATCGTGCACCGCGACGCCGCCTACGCCTACGGCACGAAGATGGCGACCAAGCTGCGCGAGCTGATCCCGCGCCAGCAGTTCGAGGTGCCCATCCAGGCTGCCATCGGCTCTCGGATCATCGCCCGGGAGACCATCCGCGCGATCCGCAAGGACGTCCTCGCCAAGTGCTACGGCGGTGACATCAGCCGGAAGCGCAAGCTGCTGGAGAAGCAGAAGGAAGGCAAGAAGCGGATGAAGACCATCGGCCGCGTCGAGGTCCCGCAGGAAGCCTTCGTCGCCGCGCTCTCGACCGACGAGGGCGGCAAGGACGACAAGGGCAAGGGCAAGAAGTAG
- the aceA gene encoding isocitrate lyase, with protein MSSIRERAIKAAEELQREWDTDPRWKGIERTYSAGDVIRLRGSVREEHTLARQGAERLWKLLHENDYINSLGALTGNQAVQQVRAGLRAIYLSGWQVAADANLAGETYPDQSLYPANSVPAVVRRINNALRRADQINWAEALDPEAGEPENIHWLAPIVADAEAGFGGTLNAYELMKGMIAAGAAGVHWEDQLASEKKCGHLGGKVLIPTSQHVKTLNAARLAADVAGVPSLVVARTDAQAATLLTSDVDERDQKFITGERTAEGFYKVTNGIEPCITRGLAYAPHADLIWMETSKPDLEVAKQFAEAIKAQYPDQMLAYNCSPSFNWKKNLDDSTIAKFQRELGHMGYKFQFITLAGFHSLNYSMFDLAKGYAQDGMTSYVDLQEREFAAEKDGYTATRHQREAGTGYFDLLSTAISPDSSTTALAGSTETAQF; from the coding sequence ATGAGCTCCATCCGCGAGAGGGCGATCAAGGCCGCCGAGGAACTTCAGCGCGAGTGGGACACCGACCCTCGTTGGAAGGGCATCGAGCGCACCTACTCCGCCGGTGACGTCATCCGCCTCCGCGGGTCGGTGAGGGAAGAGCACACGCTGGCCCGCCAGGGCGCCGAGCGGCTGTGGAAGCTGCTCCACGAGAACGACTACATCAACTCCCTCGGCGCGCTGACCGGCAACCAGGCCGTCCAGCAGGTCCGGGCGGGTCTGAGGGCCATCTACCTGTCCGGCTGGCAGGTCGCCGCCGACGCCAACCTGGCGGGCGAGACCTACCCCGACCAGAGCCTCTACCCGGCCAACTCGGTCCCGGCCGTGGTCCGCCGCATCAACAACGCGCTGCGCCGCGCCGACCAGATCAACTGGGCCGAGGCGCTGGACCCGGAGGCCGGCGAGCCGGAGAACATCCACTGGCTGGCGCCGATCGTGGCCGACGCCGAGGCCGGCTTCGGCGGCACGCTCAACGCCTACGAGCTGATGAAGGGCATGATCGCCGCGGGTGCGGCCGGTGTGCACTGGGAGGACCAGCTTGCCTCCGAGAAGAAGTGCGGCCACCTGGGCGGCAAGGTCCTCATCCCGACCAGCCAGCACGTCAAGACGCTGAACGCGGCCCGGCTGGCCGCCGACGTCGCCGGCGTGCCCTCGCTGGTCGTCGCGCGCACCGACGCGCAGGCCGCGACGCTGCTGACCAGCGACGTCGACGAGCGCGACCAGAAGTTCATCACCGGTGAGCGCACCGCGGAGGGCTTCTACAAGGTCACCAACGGCATCGAGCCCTGCATCACCCGCGGTCTGGCCTACGCGCCGCACGCGGACCTGATCTGGATGGAGACCTCGAAGCCGGACCTGGAGGTCGCCAAGCAGTTCGCCGAGGCGATCAAGGCCCAGTACCCGGACCAGATGCTGGCCTACAACTGCTCGCCGTCGTTCAACTGGAAGAAGAACCTGGACGACAGCACCATCGCCAAGTTCCAGCGCGAGCTCGGCCACATGGGCTACAAGTTCCAGTTCATCACCCTGGCGGGCTTCCACTCGCTGAACTACAGCATGTTCGACCTGGCCAAGGGCTACGCGCAGGACGGCATGACCTCCTACGTGGACCTGCAGGAGCGCGAGTTCGCCGCGGAGAAGGACGGCTACACCGCGACCCGCCACCAGCGCGAGGCCGGTACCGGTTACTTCGACCTGCTCAGCACCGCGATCAGCCCGGACTCCTCGACCACCGCCCTGGCGGGTTCGACCGAGACCGCGCAGTTCTGA
- a CDS encoding VOC family protein, whose amino-acid sequence MIRTAGVNELVLEVADLEAAERFYTEVLGFPLIERWEGEGFRGREAVWVLAGGTRIGLWKPALGISRARGGVHVHYALSVAAEDYDAVVEGVRSRGGVVDEVEFGPGNARSAYVADPDHNVVEFWTWDVTQGSPGAPRAVTDGVYGL is encoded by the coding sequence ATGATTCGTACCGCGGGCGTCAACGAGCTGGTCCTGGAGGTCGCGGACCTCGAAGCGGCCGAGCGCTTCTACACCGAGGTCCTCGGCTTCCCGTTGATCGAACGCTGGGAGGGCGAGGGCTTCCGCGGCCGGGAGGCCGTCTGGGTCCTGGCCGGCGGTACGCGGATCGGCCTGTGGAAGCCCGCGCTTGGGATCTCACGGGCGCGGGGCGGAGTCCACGTGCACTACGCGCTGTCAGTGGCGGCCGAGGACTACGACGCGGTCGTCGAGGGCGTCCGGTCGCGCGGCGGTGTGGTCGACGAGGTGGAGTTCGGGCCGGGCAACGCTAGGTCGGCCTACGTCGCCGACCCGGACCACAACGTCGTCGAGTTCTGGACCTGGGACGTAACCCAGGGCAGCCCCGGCGCTCCCCGGGCCGTCACCGACGGGGTCTACGGCCTGTGA
- a CDS encoding XRE family transcriptional regulator, which produces MPEFIAEEDRNFSTDQDLLVFGQRLRHLRRAAGLTLVELGERVGRAPSQLSLLENGHREPKLSLLRSLAEALGSSVDELMSKKPPNRRAELEIAVEQAQLDPLYQRLSLPPLKVGKRVPTEALEHVLGLYDELKRRENKQVATPEEARKANAELRRTMREHGNYFPEIEKAAAGILDKVGYHGGALSEGVIQSIATHLGYGLRFVNDLPRSVRSVTDLRHHRIFLRRESLGMHSPRTILLQTLGHLTLGHSQPRDFADFLRQRVEANYFAAAVLVPEKAAASFLRQAKQDRDLAVEDLRDVFSVSYEMAAHRFTNLATEYLDLVCHFVRNDETGIIYKAYENDGLVFPSDPSGAIEGQRMCRHWAGRQVFASPDRYSTYYQYTDKPGATHWCVAHVDPSRGRDFAITLGVPYTESRWFRGRDTTNHSKSSCPNGECCQRPPAELANRWQGMVWPSARAHSHVLAALPSDTFPGVDEADVYAFLDAHQG; this is translated from the coding sequence ATGCCGGAGTTCATCGCCGAAGAAGACCGTAATTTTTCTACCGACCAGGACCTTCTGGTCTTCGGTCAACGCCTGCGCCACCTGCGCCGGGCGGCCGGTCTGACCCTCGTCGAGCTGGGCGAACGCGTCGGCCGGGCTCCCTCGCAGCTCTCCCTGCTGGAGAACGGCCACCGGGAGCCGAAGCTGTCGCTGCTGCGCTCGCTCGCCGAAGCGCTGGGCAGCTCGGTCGATGAACTGATGTCCAAGAAGCCGCCGAACCGGCGCGCCGAGCTGGAGATCGCGGTCGAGCAGGCCCAGCTCGACCCGCTGTACCAGCGGCTGTCGCTGCCCCCGCTGAAGGTGGGCAAGCGGGTGCCCACCGAGGCGCTGGAGCACGTGCTGGGCCTGTACGACGAGCTCAAGCGGCGGGAGAACAAGCAGGTCGCCACGCCGGAGGAGGCCCGCAAGGCCAACGCGGAGCTGCGGCGCACCATGCGCGAGCACGGCAACTACTTCCCGGAGATCGAGAAGGCGGCGGCCGGCATCCTGGACAAGGTCGGCTACCACGGCGGGGCGCTGTCCGAGGGCGTCATCCAGTCCATCGCCACCCACCTGGGCTACGGGCTGCGGTTCGTCAACGACCTCCCGCGCTCGGTGCGGTCGGTGACCGACCTGCGCCACCACCGCATCTTCCTGCGCCGGGAGTCGCTGGGCATGCACAGCCCCCGCACGATCCTGCTGCAGACCCTGGGGCACCTCACGCTCGGTCACAGCCAGCCGCGGGACTTCGCCGACTTCCTGCGCCAGCGGGTCGAGGCCAACTACTTCGCCGCGGCGGTGCTGGTGCCGGAGAAGGCGGCGGCGAGCTTCCTGCGCCAGGCCAAGCAGGACCGCGACCTGGCTGTGGAGGACCTGCGCGACGTCTTCTCGGTGTCCTACGAGATGGCCGCGCACCGCTTCACCAACCTCGCCACCGAGTACCTCGACCTGGTGTGCCACTTCGTGCGCAACGACGAGACCGGCATCATCTACAAGGCCTACGAGAACGACGGGCTGGTCTTCCCCAGCGATCCGTCGGGGGCGATCGAGGGCCAGCGGATGTGCCGGCACTGGGCGGGCCGGCAGGTGTTCGCCTCCCCCGACCGGTACTCGACCTACTACCAGTACACCGACAAGCCCGGCGCCACCCACTGGTGCGTCGCCCACGTCGACCCCAGCCGGGGCCGGGACTTCGCCATCACGCTGGGCGTGCCCTACACCGAGTCGAGGTGGTTCCGCGGGCGGGACACCACCAACCACTCCAAGTCGTCCTGCCCGAACGGCGAGTGCTGCCAGCGCCCGCCCGCCGAGCTGGCCAACCGCTGGCAGGGCATGGTGTGGCCCTCGGCGCGGGCGCACTCCCACGTGCTCGCCGCCCTGCCCTCGGACACCTTCCCCGGCGTCGACGAAGCCGACGTCTACGCGTTCCTGGACGCCCACCAGGGCTGA
- a CDS encoding methyltransferase, whose amino-acid sequence MSSEPLDVLAMADLVTPFAVRTAATLGVADLVSGGPVALAELARSCRADADPLGRVLRFLVHRGVFEEPEPDVFGPNEASRALQSDAPHGARAWLDLDGAIGRADMAFVELIEQVRGRHTAYRTAFGRTFWEDLEHSPRLSDSFDALMAAKTRAIAPGVVAAHDWGRYRAVADVGGGEGVLLGEILRAHPELRGILVDLAAPVLRAAGHLREHGFDERIETVAASFFDPLPVVADAFVLCDVLNDWDDEDAVRILRRCADAAGPHGRVLVVELTAGPDVMQLYTEVDLRMMVYVGGRMRDLEATRRIAAAAELAVVGVARLDNGYCVIECAAGA is encoded by the coding sequence ATGTCATCCGAGCCGCTGGATGTACTGGCGATGGCCGACCTGGTCACGCCCTTCGCGGTGCGGACCGCGGCCACCCTCGGCGTCGCCGACCTCGTCAGCGGCGGCCCGGTCGCGCTCGCCGAACTCGCGCGGAGCTGCCGCGCCGACGCCGACCCCCTCGGCCGGGTGCTGCGCTTCCTGGTCCACAGGGGGGTGTTCGAGGAACCCGAACCCGATGTCTTCGGACCGAACGAGGCTTCCCGCGCCCTGCAGTCCGACGCGCCGCACGGCGCCCGCGCGTGGCTGGACCTCGACGGCGCCATCGGGCGCGCCGACATGGCGTTCGTCGAGCTCATCGAACAGGTGAGGGGTCGCCACACCGCCTACCGGACCGCGTTCGGCCGCACGTTCTGGGAGGACCTGGAGCACAGCCCGCGGCTGTCGGACTCCTTCGACGCCCTGATGGCGGCCAAGACCAGGGCGATCGCACCCGGCGTGGTGGCCGCCCACGACTGGGGCCGCTACCGCGCGGTCGCCGACGTCGGCGGCGGGGAGGGCGTGCTGCTGGGCGAGATACTGCGGGCGCATCCGGAGTTGCGCGGAATCCTCGTCGACCTCGCCGCCCCGGTGCTGCGGGCGGCCGGGCACCTGCGGGAACACGGGTTCGACGAGCGGATCGAGACCGTGGCGGCCAGCTTCTTCGACCCGCTGCCGGTGGTCGCCGACGCCTTCGTGCTCTGCGACGTCCTCAACGACTGGGACGACGAGGACGCCGTGCGCATCCTGCGGCGGTGCGCCGACGCCGCCGGCCCGCACGGCCGGGTGCTCGTCGTCGAGCTGACCGCGGGCCCGGACGTCATGCAGCTCTACACCGAGGTGGACCTGCGGATGATGGTCTACGTCGGCGGGCGGATGCGCGATCTCGAGGCCACCCGCCGCATCGCCGCCGCGGCGGAGCTGGCGGTGGTCGGCGTGGCCCGGCTGGACAACGGCTACTGCGTCATCGAATGCGCCGCGGGCGCGTGA
- a CDS encoding SigE family RNA polymerase sigma factor, which produces MKQRDEEFAEYFDARVVSMRRTAFLLCGDWHRAEDLVQTALTKIYVAWPRINRGGNVDAYARQVLVRSAIDESRRSFRKRETALPEVPERGTPADDVGETVDLRNALAALPPGQRAAVVLRYWEDQSVESTAQLLGCSTGTVKSQTARGLAALRKLLGSAQPATGGYR; this is translated from the coding sequence TTGAAACAGCGTGACGAGGAGTTCGCCGAGTACTTCGACGCCCGGGTGGTGAGCATGCGCCGCACCGCGTTCCTGCTGTGCGGCGACTGGCACCGGGCCGAGGACCTGGTCCAGACCGCGTTGACCAAGATTTACGTGGCCTGGCCCCGGATCAACCGCGGCGGCAACGTCGACGCCTACGCGCGGCAGGTGCTGGTGCGCAGCGCGATCGACGAGTCCAGGCGGAGCTTCCGCAAGCGCGAGACCGCGCTGCCGGAGGTCCCCGAGCGCGGCACCCCGGCCGACGACGTCGGCGAGACCGTCGACCTGCGCAACGCCCTGGCGGCGCTACCGCCCGGGCAGCGGGCGGCGGTGGTGCTGCGGTACTGGGAGGACCAGTCCGTGGAGTCGACCGCGCAACTGCTCGGGTGCAGCACGGGGACGGTGAAGAGCCAGACCGCTCGCGGGCTGGCCGCTCTGCGCAAGCTGCTCGGCTCCGCCCAACCCGCGACAGGGGGGTACCGATGA
- a CDS encoding Uma2 family endonuclease produces the protein MAIMAAESGSHGIVQGRPFTVYDLEAMPDDGNRYELLDGMLLVTPAPGLKHQKFAYRLYRILEDAVPDHLDVVGAPFAVRASVNTELQPDVLVARDEDLTEANLPVAPVLAVEVLSPSTRLYDLNSKKAAYERLGVQSYWVIDPAIPRLTAFELDDSGEYELIAKVSGPEAFEAEHPFKVRVVPAELMPSQRR, from the coding sequence ATGGCAATCATGGCAGCGGAGTCCGGTTCGCACGGCATCGTCCAAGGTCGCCCGTTCACGGTGTACGACCTGGAGGCGATGCCCGATGACGGCAACCGGTACGAGCTCCTCGACGGGATGCTCCTCGTGACCCCGGCACCGGGGCTGAAGCACCAGAAGTTCGCCTACCGCTTGTACCGGATACTCGAGGACGCCGTTCCAGACCATCTCGACGTGGTGGGAGCGCCGTTTGCGGTCCGCGCATCGGTGAACACCGAGCTCCAACCGGATGTGCTGGTGGCCCGGGACGAAGACCTCACTGAGGCGAACCTGCCGGTCGCGCCAGTGCTGGCCGTCGAGGTGCTGTCGCCGAGTACGCGGCTGTACGACCTGAACTCCAAGAAGGCGGCCTACGAACGGCTCGGAGTGCAGAGCTACTGGGTGATCGACCCGGCGATCCCGCGTCTGACCGCGTTCGAGCTCGACGACTCCGGGGAGTACGAGCTGATCGCCAAGGTCAGCGGCCCGGAAGCGTTCGAAGCCGAACATCCGTTCAAGGTCCGGGTCGTGCCTGCTGAGCTGATGCCTTCGCAGCGGCGCTGA